In the genome of Triticum urartu cultivar G1812 chromosome 5, Tu2.1, whole genome shotgun sequence, one region contains:
- the LOC125506337 gene encoding protein SRC2-like, producing MSYQTLEMTLISASDLKKVSFFSRMRVYAVASISGANSWMPTHGTQVDHNNGQNPTWNAMLHLPIPACVDTRGLALHVLVRSEALLFGHHDVGEVFVPLNDLLAGTNNTNDPKAMSYQVRRPSSGRAHGVLYFSYKFTGIKAASASATDNKQGQYVKYSGGSEVAMPKPMVPVTAYPPPHATFSYPPGAPNAVYPPQPYPPPYMYNTAPAPATMYGYAPATTMAAPARHAGGMGMGLGLGLLGGVVGGMMLGDLESDAAYDAGFNDGMSF from the coding sequence ATGTCATACCAGACCCTTGAGATGACGTTGATCTCGGCGAGCGATCTTAAGAAGGTGTCATTCTTCTCTCGCATGCGCGTCTATGCCGTTGCCTCCATCTCCGGGGCCAACTCCTGGATGCCTACCCATGGCACCCAAGTCGACCACAACAATGGCCAAAATCCCACATGGAATGCCATGCTCCATTTGCCGATCCCTGCATGTGTTGATACTCGCGGGCTCGCCCTCCATGTGTTGGTACGCTCGGAGGCGCTCCTCTTCGGCCACCATGACGTTGGTGAAGTATTTGTGCCCCTTAATGATCTTTTGGCAGGCACAAATAACACTAATGACCCAAAGGCCATGAGCTACCAAGTGCGGCGACCCTCGTCTGGCCGTGCCCACGGCGTTCTCTACTTCAGCTACAAGTTCACCGGCATCAAAGCTGCTTCCGCAAGCGCTACAGATAACAAACAAGGGCAGTATGTCAAGTACTCTGGGGGCTCTGAGGTGGCAATGCCCAAACCCATGGTGCCCGTCACCGCATACCCACCACCGCATGCCACATTTTCATACCCACCGGGTGCACCAAACGCAGTGTATCCACCACAGCCATATCCACCACCGTACATGTATAATACTGCTCCAGCACCGGCAACAATGTATGGGTATGCGCCAGCAACGACTATGGCTGCACCGGCAAGGCATGCGGGAGGGATGGGAATGGGCCTAGGCCTCGGGCTCCTCGGTGGCGTGGTTGGCGGGATGATGCTCGGTGACTTGGAGTCTGATGCCGCCTATGA